In bacterium, the DNA window GACGGAGTCTACCAGGCCATCGAACATCTTGTGGATCTGGGGCATAAGGAAATCGGCATGATAAAGGGGAATATGAATACCCCGGACGGCCTTGAGAGGTTTGAAGTTTTTAAGGAAGTTTTGGAAAGGTTTCATTTGAAATATAACCCCGAATGGGTTTTTGACGGGGATTTTACCGTAGAAAGCGGTGAAAAAGCGGGAGATGAGTTTTTAAAGCTTAAGCAGCGCCCTTCAGCGGTTTTTGCGTCCAACGATGATATGGCAATCGGCATAATGAAAAAATTGCAGTCCCGGGGCTTATCTGTTCCCAGAGATGTTTCGCTTATTGGGTTTGATGACAATTTGCAGGCCGGTTTTCTGATTCCGGGATTGACTACGATTAAGCAACCGTTATTTGAAATGGGGCAGGAAGCGGCAAAATTAGTAGTGAACTATAATGAAGAAGAAAATCACAAGACTCATCATATTATCTTGAAGCCTAAACTGGTTATACGCGAATCCACAGCTTCTTATTCTAAGTAGGTCTTTTTCCCATCTCTCATTTAAAATTGTCTACATCGGTATGCCTTTTTAATATTATTATGTACCTATACATCGTAACGTATATATATCAACACGTATTGATTAATTATTAAAAACGTTATACTAAATCTTACCGTCGGTAATAAAAAAATATTCTTGACAACATAAACCCTATATGCTAATAATTTGAATTAATAACTCGAAACGTGACGAGCAAACAATAACCAAACAAGGGGGTGAATGGATGAAGAAGTTAGTAGGATTAGTGGTGCTGGCCCTGTTTTTACCTACGTTTGCGAGCGCGAATCTGCTTAGCAATGGAGGGTTTGAAACCGGTGATTTAAGCGGTTGGGACACATGGAACGAGGGAAATACACAGAGTTATGACTGGGGACATAACGGCAGCAGCCACGCTGTAGGCGGCTGGTGGGCATTTTCCGGGTGGCAGCATATTGACGGTATTAATCCGGATGCTACATATACAGTCGGAGGTTATCTCTATGATGATGTAGCGGGCGGGGAAAGTATGCGCAATGGGGTTTATGCGAATCTGGAAGCCCAGTTTAAGAAGGCTGATGATTCGATAGTGGGAACATGGTCATCGGGAAATATCACGGGCGCCGATATGGTGGATGACGCGTGGAATGAATTTATTGCGCAGATTAAACCTTCCGATTACGGAACCGGTATTACAAGGGTTACATTTAAATGGGAAATGAATAACAACGGTTCGGGAGACGGAAGAGGCGTATTTGATGACCTTACGGTTGAAGCTGTTCCTGAACCCGGCAGTATTGTCCTTTTAGGTATTGGGCTTGCTGGAATAATCAGTTTTTACGCTGGGAAAAGGGAAAAATAGGTTTAGTAACAGAAAAAAGCCGCTGAAAACCAGCGGCTTTTTTCATTTTTAGGGGGAAGGTAAATACTACCTTCTTCTTTTGGAAATCAGTAAAAGTCCGGCAATACCCGCTCCGAAAAGAGCTATTGTGCCTGGTTCGGGAACGACACTTGTGGCGCCTATATTGTCTAATCCCCAGCTCACGCTTCCGCCTGCGGGAGCGGAAATAATAAAGTTAGCTGACGCGAAATCGCCTGTCCAGATATTATTTCCGATGCCGGAATTGTCATCCACGAAGGCTGAAAATGGGATTATGACTTCCTGCCATCCTGTCCAGTTTATCGGCAGCCAAATACTTTCATCTTCAGTCCATTCCCCGTATTTGAACATATCTCCATCTTTTTCCTTTAACTCTATCTTCAGGCTTCCCCAGGATGAATCACCTTTCACCAGCAGTCGCAGGGAATCATAAGCGCCGAGATCCATCTCTTTGTAATGTCCGGCTCCGCCGGTATAGTAGTTATAGTTATTGTCAGCGGCTTGAATATCAAGATAGTTGCTGCCCTGAGGGGCTCCGCTTGAAGATAGGGTTGGTGTAAATATGTCTCCGGTATCCGAATATTTCCACCAGTAGTTGGGAGCGCTGCTATTTACCCAGTCGATTCCGCTTTCAAAGTCATCAAAGATGACATCGGCAGTTGCCGCTTGTGCTGCAACAGCGAATATCACAGCAAAGCATGTGAAAAACAGTTTCTGCATAAAACACCTCCTTTATATATAACAGGTTTACAACCGGTATACTATACTAACACCGCATATTGATTTTGTCAATAGGGTAATGTAAAATTTTTTGTCGTCGATAAAGATAAATTCATCTTGACAGATGGTAAAATTTCATTAGAATTTAAGTATGAATGTAACCGATTACATTAAGTGTTTTGCCAGCTTTGTTTTTTATGTCTTAAATATGTAACCGTTTACATTTTTAAATGTGGGGAAAGGGGGAAACATGAGGAAAGTTTTATTTTCGGTTCTCGTAGGTGTTCTGTTTGTCCTTCCTGCATCAGCCCAGGCTAATATGCTTGATAACCCCGGGTTTGAATCGTGGGTCGATTATCAGGGAACAAATGTACCTGATAATTGGTGGCATATGTTTGGGGATGCTGATGTGGCAGGAACACAGAGCAGCAATGCAAAGTCGGGTTCTTCATCCGGGCAAATAACTATTACAGGTTCAGGATGGGGAGGCTGGGGCCAGTGGGTAAGCGAGACTGTGACAGCTGGACAAACTTTTTATGCTTACCAGCCTATTAATATTCCCACGGCGCTGGTAAATGCCGAAGCTGTTCTGGAGTTAAAATTCCAGGATAACGGCGGCGGAACAGTGGGAAGCGCGCTTCTTACTAACAGAACTACGGCAACAAACGGATGGGAAGCGCTTTCTTTAAGCGGAATAGCTCCTACAGGGGCAACAAAGCTTTCTTACACGGTTTTGGTGAGGGATACTGCGTCGAGTCCGAACGGGACGGTTTATTTTGACGATGCCTATGCAGATACACAGCCAGTTCCTGAGCCGGCAAGCTTATTGCTTCTCGGGTTGGGCCTTGCGGGTATTTTGGTATTTAAGAGAAACAGGGCGTAATTCAGAGATTCTTTACATTAGTATGGGGAAGGGGAAATGCCCTTCCCCATTTTTTATGTCTTGATGCAGATATAACATCATAGTATAATATTAATTACAAATGAGATGAAACTATTTCTGAAAACGTTAGCCGTTATTTTTTTTGTATTATATGTTTCTACCTGTATGGCTGCTTTCGAATATTTATATACAAGTGATATATCAGGGAACCCAAAATCGGAATTTGGAATTGAAGAAACTCCTTATATTCATCTTAGTCTTCCCAGAGATGGTTCAGCCTTTCTTGCCTCCTGGTGGTTAAGCCCCGGTATCGTGTCACACTTTGACGGAGGAAGGGTATCCGCTCAAAGAGAATTAATAATTAGTGTCAGCGGCTGGAGTGATATAGTGGAAACAGGAAGGTGGAATATCAATGCCCTTTATTTTTTCCCGAATAACGGCGACACAGGTTCAGGTACCGTTTTTTTTGATGTAGTCCCCGAAATCAGCACAATCATTTCATTTCTTGCTTGTCTTTTTCTTCCGGTTCTTAAAAATTTTCCCCGCAGTAATATTTTGCTGTAATATTACTTGCCTGATAAAACCATTCTGGTAAAATGAGCTGGTTATGGCCTTGTCCGATGTAAATAAGATAAGGATTGAGTTCAAAGATGAAAAGAACCGGAATAATTACGCTTTTAACTGATTTCGGCAGTAAAGATTTTTATGTTGCTGCCATGAAAGGTTCGATATTAAGCATAAGCGATGAAGTGCGTATTGTGGACATCACTCACAATATGGAACCGGGGAATATAGAAGAAGGCGCGTATACCTTGTTTAATGTATATTCGGATTTTCCCGCCGGTACTATCCATGTAGCGGTAGTAGATCCATCGGTAGGCGGAAAAAGAAGACAGTTAATTATCCAAACGAACAACTATTTTTTTATCGGGCCGGATAACGGTTTATTATACCCTTCGGCCGCCAAAGACACTGTTAAAAGAGCGGTTGAAATCAGTAATACTGAATATATGCGCTTGCCTGTTTCAGATACTTTTCACGGGAGAGATATCTTTGCGCCCGCGTCTGCGTGGCTCAGCAACGGGGTTGATATATCCGAGTTCGGTCCGGAAATTATGGATATACGTATATTAGAATTCAAAAAACCGGAATACAGGGATGACAAACTGTATTTAAAGGCAGTGAATATAGATGTTTTTGGCAATATAACTACCAATCTCGGTAAAGATTTCATTATGTCTTTGAATAAAAATTTGCCCGCGAAAGTTAAAATACAATCCATGGATATTTTTTGCGGAAAAATATACTCCGATGTCAAAAAAGGGGAATTGGTTTGCTATTGGAACAGCAACGCGATGCTTGAAATAGCCGCTAATTGCGGAAACGCCGCGGAAATGTTATCTTTGAAAAAAAATGATAATATAATAATTCAATTATAGTTGATATATACGGGAGGAAGCATGGTAAAAGACATATTGTTTGATTTTAACAATTCGCTTGCGGATATTGTCGGTCGGGATGATGGATTCGGCAGAGAAGATATTGAATCAATGGATGGAAAAATATCAGGAGCGATTTCAAGGATAGAGACTATCCGGAAAGAGGGGAATCCCGGTTTTGTAAGACTTCCTTTCAGCCGCGATGTCGCTTCTGAAATAAGCGCGTTTGCCGAATCCATAAGGGATAACTATGAAAACTTTGTTGTTTTGGGTATAGGAGGGTCGGCGCTTGGAAACATAGCTTTAAACACGGCGTTAACGGATCCCTATAAACGCAAAAAAGGGTTTCCGAAACTTTTTGTGATGGATAATATTGATCCTGAGATATTCAGTTCTTTGCTTGAAGGGATCGATTTAAAGAAAACGGTATTTAATGTAATAACAAAATCCGGAGGCACATCCGAGACAATGTCCCAGTTTCTTATTGTTAAGTCGATGCTGGAAAAAATGTACGGGTCAAAATACAAAGAACACATTATAGCGACAACAGATCCTGAAAAAGGGGATTTAAAGACTATTGCAGAAGAAGAAGGATATAAAACTTTTTATATTCCGCAAAATGTCGGAGGAAGGTTTTCAGTGCTTTCTCCTGTGGGGCTTTTGTCAGCTGCGATAACCGGTATTGATATTCATGAGCTTCTTGCCGGAGCAGAGAAAATGGAAACACGCTGCGGGGAACGGGATTATTTTCTGAACCCGGCCTATATGTATGCCATACTGCACTATATTCTCGATGTTAAAAAGAATAAAAAGATTTCGGTTATGATGCCTTATTCAACAAAATTGAGAGATATTGCCGATTGGTACAGGCAGCTTTGGGCCGAGAGCCTGGGCAAAACAAGGATTGTGGAAGGGAATTCGCTTTTTGTCGGGCAAACTCCCGTCAAAGCGCTTGGGGCGACTGACCAGCATTCGCAGGTCCAACTGTATGTGGAAGGCCCTAACGATAAATATTTCGTATTTGTCGGAGTAAAAAAATTCGCCAAAGACATTAAAATCCCCGCCGGTTTTGAAAGCAAAAAAAGTATAAATTACTTATCCGGGCATACTATGGGCGAACTTTTCCATGCTGAACAGAAAGCGACAACGCTTGCTTTAACAAAAGCAAAACGCCCTAATTCGACAATATGGCTTCCTGAAATATCTGAAAATTCAATCGGGCAGTTGTTATATATGCTTGAGCTTGCCACCGCCTTTGCGGGCTATCTTCTTGAAATAGATCCTTTTAATCAGCCCGGTGTTGAGGAAGGGAAGAAATTGACATATGCGTTGATGGGGCGCCCAGGTTTTGAGGAAAAGAAAGCGGAAATAGAGAAAATAGGGAAACCGGATCCAAGGTATATTATATAAAAAGGGGGGAGTTGCTGAGTTACTAAGTATATTATTGTAGAAATCAAAACTTAATAACTTAATAACAAATAACTCAATAACTAAATAATAACCTGTTTTTCAAGTCTTGACTGTCAGAAAACAGGATTATAGTATTAGATGAAAATCATGGAGGTGAATAAGGTGACAAAAGGCCAAAAGATAGAATTTAAATGTGTCAGCAAAGATTGCGAGGGTTCAATTGCTTTTCTTGTCCCCCAGATAAAGAAAAACAGCGTCCTGAAATGTGATAAGTGCGGAAATGAATATAAATTCGACCGGGACCTTATTTCCAAACTGGAGATGTTTGACCATCTGGTTAGGGCTGTAAGCGATGCAAAATCGATTCTCGGAGATACTAATGTTGCGATAGATTTTGAAGGCCATAATCTTAAGGTTCCCTACAGGCTTCTGCTGACCAGATTAAGCACTTCTTTGAAATTGGATATTGGCGGGCAGACGGTGGATTTTTCTTTCAGGGTGGAACCGTTGAAAGATGAAGACCTGAAAAAATGGAGCAGCTGATAGAAAGTTAAACGGTTAAGATAGTTGAACAGTTCAGTAGTTAAAAGAATAAAAATAAAAATAAAATTAAAAACTATTCAACTGCTAAACCATTAAACTAGTGAACTATATTAATTATGAAAAACGGTATTAAAATCACATTAACTCTTTCAATTATATGCCTTATTGCGGGTTTATGCCTTGGCGTTGTTTATAAACAGTCAAGGCCATCCATTGAAGCCCGGCAGAAAGCAGATGAAGAGAAAAGGCTAAGGGAAATATTTCCTGAAGCGGACGATTTTGAGGAAAAAACCGGCAATTTGCCCAAAATAGTTGAAAAATATTTTCTTGTTAGAGAAAAAGGGAAACTTCTGGGATATGTTTTTATCTGCTCTGATTACGGTTACTCCAGCGATATTGAACTTATGATAGGTGTGGATGGCAAAGGCGATGTTGCCGGAGTTAAAGTTTTATCTCAATCTGAAACCCCGGGGTTGGGAACAAGGATAGGAAACCCGGATTTTATCAACCAGTTTGAAGGCTGGAATTATGACTCATATCAATCAGGTAAAGCGAAGTTCGATTCCATTACCGGCTGTACTATTTCTTCAAAAGCCGTTCTGAACGAGATTATTGCAGCTATGGAGTTATGGAGAAAACTTGGGGAAAAGCAAAAATAAATGCCATTTTCAGATTTTTATTTAGTCGAAAAGGAAATCCTTCCTTTTGTAGAGAAACCCGCCAGATATATCGGCGGTGAGATTAATTCCTCCGAAAAACCGTTTGATACCGAAAACATAAACCTGTGCCTCGCGTTTCCGGATATTTACGAAATAGGCATGAGTAATTTAGGCAACAGGATTTTATACAGTATCGTCAATAACAGGGAAGGTTTTTCCGCCGAACGAGTTTATTGCCCGTGGAAAGATATGCAGTCTGAAATGGAAAAAAGAGATATTAGACTTTTTTCCCTGGAAAATAAGGTTCCGGTTAAGGATTTTGATATTGTCGGGTTTTCATTGCAGTATGAGCTTTGTATTACGAATGTGCTTTGTATGCTGAATCATGCGGGAATCCCCCTGTTTTCTAAAGACAGGGTTGAGGGCGCGCCTATAATAATTGCCGGGGGATCTTGTGTGTCTCAACCGGAGCCTTACGCGGATATATTTGATGTTATGATTCCCGGAGACGGGGAAACGGCCATATTGGGGTTTCTGGAGTGGTTTAAAAAGAACAGGGATCTAATATTATCCGATAGGAAAAGAGCTTTAAAAAGATTATCGGAAGAGAATAGTTATGCTTATGTTCCTCAGTTTAAGATTGAAGGCAGGAAGATCAGGAAGAATGTAGAGAACAAAGTTTTTACGGATAATTTGTCCGGAATTATTATACCGAATATACGGACTGTCCATGACAGGGTGGTTGTTGAAATAATGAGAGGATGCGCCAGAGGGTGCAGGTTTTGCCAGCCCGGAATGATTAACAGGCCGTTAAGGGAAAAGAATATTGCTGAAATAGCTGAAGAGGCGGAAAAAAAAATTAATGACAGCGGCTATGAAGAAATATCCCTTCTTTCGCTGTCTTCGGGGGATTACAGAAACATTAAAGAACTTTGTGAGAGCCTTAACCGGATATTTTCCCGAAAGAATGTGTCTGTAAGCCTTCCTTCGCTGAGATGTGATTCATTTTGCGTAGATCTTGCCGACCAGGTCAGCAGGACAAGAAAAAGCGGTTTGACTTTTGCCCCCGAAGCGGGAACGGAGCGCCTGAGAAAAATATTAAATAAAGATTTATCGGATGAAGAAATAGTCAATTCCTGCCTGTATGCTTTTGAAAAAGGATGGAAACTGGTTAAGCTTTATTTTATGGTGGGGCTTCCTTTTGAAACAGATGACGATATTGATGCGATAGGTTTACTTGCGGAGAGGATACTTTCCTGCGCCGGGAAGGCCGGGCACAGGGGAATAAAACTTAATATCGCCGTCTCAAACTTTGTTCCCAAAGCCCACACTCCGTTCCAGTGGGAGGAAATGAACAGCGTTGAAGTTCTCAGGATTAAGCACCGCAGGGTTAGAAATGCGGTGAAAAGCAAAAAAATAAAGCTCAGTTTTCATAATCCCGAAATGAGTTTTCTGGAATCTTTATTTGCGCGCGGCGACAGAAAGCTGCTGCGGGTTGCTGTCAGAGCGGTGGAAATGGGCGCGGGTTTTGACCAATGGACTGACCGTTTTGATTATAGTATATGGAAAAAGGCTTTTTCTGAATGTAAAATTGAAATGAAGACAGCTGTGATGCCCGGGGATATTCTTCCATGGAGCCACATGGATTATGGCGTAAATGAGCAATATCTGTTATCCGAGAGGGTAAAAGCCGGCACGGGACAGTTGACGCCTGATTGCAGAGCGACCGGTATTTGCGGCAATTGCGGGGTGGCCTGTCCATAATTAATTGACAATAAGGCGGTTTTGTAGTTTAATAAAATATCATTTTAAATGGAAAGGTATCTGTTGGGTGCCTTAAAGGATAAAGGTTTATATATTATGATAGAGCACAATAAATTAATATTAAATGAAAATTGTGCCGGAAAATTTTTTCTAAATGACTTTATTTATGTTGATTTTAATTTTGTTTTGTCTGGAAAATACCGTTGCCGGTTGGAAAAACGGGTTGCGTCTGATTCAAAATTTGCTTGAACAGCAATAATACGTCATTTCTGAAAATTATCCTTCATAAAGCCTTTATTCCCGCACAAACAGATCGTATATCGTAAGATGAATAATACTTGCTATGCCTACAGGGCGTTATATGAAAAAAAGGGTTTAATCCGTTTTGTTTCTCATCTTGATGTCGCCAGGATGGTTATGAGAGCGCTCAGACTGGGAGTGGATGAATTGAACTTCAGCAGGGGGTTTAATCCGCATCCGAAAGTATCATTCTGCCAGGCCTTGTCCCTTGGGTTTGAAAGCGATTCTGAATATTTTGATTTTGAAGCTCTTAGCCGGCTGGATATGGGATTATTACCCGGCAAAATCAATAAGAACCTGCCCGGAGGATTGAAGATAGTCCGGGTTAACGGATTGGAGCGTGAAAACAGCGTTGGCGAACCTGTTTCGTGCAGTTATGCGGTGGAACTTGAAAGGGATCCTGAATATATTGCCGAATGCCTGGATAAATTCAATTCCGGTGAAACATGGGTTTTCCGGAAGGAAAACGGGCGGGAGATAAACCTCAGGGAAACGGTGGAAGAAATTAAGTTGTTTGACAAAGAGGATAACAGGGCCGGATTGTTTTTAAAGATAAGCCTTGAAAACAAGAAGTATGTTAATCCCAGGGCTATTATTTGTGAATTGTTCAATTATACTGAAAAAGATGTATTAAAATTTGTGTTTTGCAGAAAACATTTTGATTGGAGACGGAAAGATGCAGAAAATACTAATAAATGTTGAAGGCGGAGAAAAAAGGATTGCTGTTTTGAAAAACAACACGCTTGAGGATTTTTCCCTGGAGCGGTTGGATAACAGAAAAATTGTAGGGAACGTATATAAGGGAAAAGTTGATAATGTTATGCCCGGTATGCAGGCGGCATTTGTGAATATCGGATTGGAAAAAAACGCATTTCTGCATAGTTCGGATGTGCTGGATTCCGAGGTATCATGTCAGGAACTTCTGGATGAGGAAATCGAACATTTTCCCCAGGACGGGAATAAGATGTCCGGGAAAATAGAGAATCTTATTAAGAAAGACAGGGATATATTGGTTCAGGTTGTAAAGGATCAAATCGGATCAAAAGGCGCCAGAATTACCACAAATATAAGCCTTCCCGGACGCTATCTTGTTCTTATGCCGAATTCGGCAAAATCCGGAATATCCAGAAAAATCAGCAACAGGGAGGAAAGAACAAGGCTGCGGAAAGTCCTTTCCGAACTTAAAATTCCAAAGGGAATGGGAATTATCATAAGGACGGTGGGCGGCGGCGAGGAGACAAAAAAGTTCAAAAGAGACCTTAACTACCTGCTGGGGGAATGGAAAAGAATAAGGAGAAGAAATATAATCAGCCGGACCCCTTCCTGCCTGCATAAGGAACTGGATATAGTCCTTAAGACATTAAGAGATGTAATGGCGGATGATATAGATGAAATCCTTGTTGATGACAAGAGGGAGTTCAGGGTCGTTAAAAGATTTGTAAGTATTATTTATCCGGAAGCCAGGTCCAAGGTTAAGTTCTATGATGGACGGGAGCCGATGTTTGACAGGTTTGGAATTGAATCTGAAATTAATAAAGCCTTAAGCAGAAAGGTATGGCTGAAGTGCGGAGGTTCGATTGTAATAGACCGTACGGAGGCATTGACGACAATAGATGTTAATACTTCGAAACACATCGGAAGCAAAAGCCTTGAAGATACTGTTCACAGGACTAATATGGAAGCCGCCGAGGAAGTTGCTTTACAGCTTAAACTGAGAAATATCGGCGGAATCATTATAATTGATTTCATTGATATGAAGAGCAGGAGGAACCAGAAAGCTGTTTTAAGGAAGCTTGAAGAGTTTCTGAAAAAGGACAGAGCCAAAACATCTATATCGGCGATTTCACCTCTCGGCCTTGTGGAGATGACAAGGCAGAGGGTGAAAGAAAGCTGGATAGAGGATATGTATGAAACATGCAAATGCTGCTCCGGCAAGGGTGTTATAAAAAATTCCATAACCATAAGCCTTGAAATACTGAGGAATACGCGCAGGATATTGGGGAAATCCAAAAACCAGAAATTAAAGATTTTATGCAACCCTGAAATTGCAAAAAAACTTGAGCATTATCGCGACCTGAAGGTGCTTGAGAGAAAGTTCAGTGTCAAAATCGAGATAACAGGGGATTATAATAAAAATTTTGAGGAAGTAATTTACTATGATCCCAACGGCAAAGAAATAGATTTAAAGCGCCTGTAAAAATTTTTTAAAGATAGCCCCTTGACAAATTTTGATTAAGGGGCTATAGTTTAGACCATAAATAGTATACACAGATATATTCAATATCGTTCTTAAATAATCGATTGTTTTAAACTTGTATAGTAAATTTACAATAACAGAGTATACTCGGGTATATTTACATACAAATTAAGGGAGGTAAAAATGAAGAGAGTTGTTTTGCTTTCAATAAGCATCTTTTGTTTATTGCTTTCTTCCCAAACCGTAGTTGAAGCGGCAACAGGTGTATATTACGGTTTTGAAAGCGATACGGAGGGTTGGGCAGCAGAACCATGGGGTTACGGAGTACCTGCTTTGGTATGGAATGCAGATCAGAATCTTCGGCTGGACACCGGTACTGTGGATGTGGATGCAAGTGACTGGGCTAAAATTCATATCAGGAGAGACCAGGATGAAGCATTGGATCTGGCCGGCAATGCGGCATATTCGATGAATATATTCATTCCTTCCAACGCGTATTATGTAAAAGCGAAATTAACTGTAAGGTCCGGTAATAACTGGGATTTCTGGGCAGGACAGGAGTTTGAACTTGAAAATAATAATACATGGCAGACAATAAACTGGGACCTGAGCGGAGCGTCAAACCTGAGCGATATCAGGCAGATAGGTCTTGAAGTTCAGGGGTTTTTAGGCGAAGACCCTTCTTTCTATATAGATGATGTAACAGCGGGAACAGTTCCTGAACCGTCCAGCATAGCGTTGCTTGCGGGAGGAATCCTGGGGCTGTTTTTTGTTGCGAGAAAAAATAAAGTTTAATGTAAACCCGGCTGGCTTTTTTAGTTATTACCCCCCCATTTAAAGTCAGCCGGGTTTTTTATGTGAAGATGCCGCGGATT includes these proteins:
- a CDS encoding PEP-CTERM sorting domain-containing protein, translating into MKRVVLLSISIFCLLLSSQTVVEAATGVYYGFESDTEGWAAEPWGYGVPALVWNADQNLRLDTGTVDVDASDWAKIHIRRDQDEALDLAGNAAYSMNIFIPSNAYYVKAKLTVRSGNNWDFWAGQEFELENNNTWQTINWDLSGASNLSDIRQIGLEVQGFLGEDPSFYIDDVTAGTVPEPSSIALLAGGILGLFFVARKNKV